A single window of Sphingobacteriales bacterium DNA harbors:
- a CDS encoding acetyltransferase, which translates to MTTPTATAATRPLLIIGGGAIARLAKFYFERDTPYRIAAFAVDAAFCHSDTFEGAPLLTIEAATAQFPPATCDAFVAIGYAQMNRVRAQKYEQMKQYGYRLATYISPHCTYLSQFETGDNCFILEDNTIQPFVRIGNNVYLWSGNHIGHDVHLADHVYVTSQVVIAGFTQVGAYSFLGVNATLRDSIVLGERTLAGAGAVLLKNTAAGSVWVPPPSVLLPKDSSELKI; encoded by the coding sequence ATGACCACTCCTACCGCCACCGCCGCCACACGCCCTTTGCTCATTATCGGCGGCGGAGCCATTGCGCGTTTGGCAAAATTTTATTTTGAGCGCGACACGCCTTATCGCATTGCTGCCTTTGCCGTAGATGCTGCCTTTTGCCACAGCGATACTTTTGAAGGGGCACCCCTGCTCACCATTGAAGCGGCGACAGCACAGTTTCCGCCCGCCACCTGCGATGCTTTCGTAGCCATCGGCTATGCGCAAATGAATCGGGTGCGGGCGCAAAAATACGAGCAAATGAAGCAATACGGCTATCGTTTGGCGACTTATATCAGTCCACACTGCACCTATCTGAGCCAATTTGAAACCGGCGACAACTGTTTTATTCTGGAAGATAATACCATACAGCCTTTCGTGCGCATCGGCAACAATGTGTATTTGTGGAGTGGAAACCATATCGGGCACGATGTACACCTCGCCGACCATGTGTATGTGACTTCGCAAGTGGTGATAGCGGGATTTACGCAAGTGGGGGCTTATAGTTTTTTGGGCGTAAATGCAACCCTCCGCGACAGCATCGTGCTGGGAGAGCGCACTTTGGCGGGAGCGGGAGCAGTATTGCTCAAAAATACCGCCGCCGGTAGTGTGTGGGTTCCGCCGCCTTCGGTACTGCTGCCCAAAGACAGCAGCGAACTGAAAATCTGA
- a CDS encoding alpha-amylase, which yields MKYATISFLFWVGFSVFAIPALQAQTLPVPFKPCEQLLSALQLQAPNDSTHLLLSDYLCEPYTISSIQTHSSIVYHLSDDRKQLSFWIKDKEALPPLSWLTIRGNGKNTSILVKKSDKQKVLFSYQPEKANRPMKVQLAGDMNQWNPANTTLVWNEAQQQYETEMYLKSGIYAYQIVADGKWQLDPANSEQMPNGMGGFNSKRTIGDPLQRKVPHLTTFKYTDTHILIKGERDPYKMVAQWQNTAIDAFYSEGSQTYQILIPQEAKLLPRSFVRVQAYNEHGISNELLLPLHFGRVLDKVQEIQRSDAQAQIIYNVFIDRFYNGNPTNDRPTPDPEILPKANYYGGDIAGITQQLNKGFFDELGINTLWISPVVKNPKGAWGLFNKDGVRTKFSAYHGYWPVSFNQVEERLGTAQDLKNLVAAAHDHNDNVLLDFVAHHVHQEHPFYQQNPTLVTNLHLPDGSLNTERWDDHRLTTWFDVFLPTLDFSNAKVRQMLSDSAVFWLKEYQLDGFRHDATKHIPEIFWRDLTKKIKKEIQHPIYQIGETYGSPELIGSYLGSGMLDAQFDFNVYDGLVGALVNKNASFDDLKSRIIQSCTTYGYHHTMGNISGNQDRPRFMALASGKLSFEDDAKWVGWAKNIQTEAADSAAFKKMALLQACIFTLNGIPIVYYGDEIGMTGGNDPDNRRPMQFENYTPEQKKLRHTVQQLAKLRRNTLPLLYGDLRLLNSSDADVLVYSRNYFGKSALILINKSEHDSKALTLQVPDFFNTEKLESNFGQAAKVQHKFISITLPPLSFEIMTTP from the coding sequence ATGAAATACGCTACTATATCATTTCTGTTTTGGGTGGGTTTTTCTGTATTCGCTATCCCCGCCTTACAAGCACAAACCCTGCCTGTCCCTTTCAAACCCTGCGAGCAGTTGTTGAGTGCTTTGCAACTGCAAGCCCCCAACGACAGCACCCACCTTTTACTCAGCGACTACCTGTGCGAACCCTACACCATCAGCTCCATACAAACACACAGCAGCATTGTCTATCATCTTTCCGATGACCGCAAGCAGCTCAGTTTTTGGATAAAAGACAAGGAAGCCCTGCCGCCGCTTTCGTGGCTTACTATTCGCGGAAACGGAAAAAATACGAGTATTCTCGTGAAAAAATCGGATAAACAAAAAGTCCTTTTCTCCTATCAACCCGAAAAAGCAAACCGCCCGATGAAAGTGCAATTAGCGGGTGACATGAATCAGTGGAATCCGGCGAACACCACCCTCGTCTGGAACGAAGCACAACAACAATACGAAACCGAAATGTACCTGAAAAGCGGTATCTACGCTTATCAGATAGTGGCAGACGGCAAATGGCAACTCGACCCCGCCAACAGCGAGCAAATGCCCAACGGTATGGGCGGTTTCAACTCAAAACGCACCATAGGCGACCCTTTGCAGCGCAAAGTGCCGCACCTCACCACCTTCAAATACACCGACACCCATATTTTAATCAAAGGCGAGCGCGACCCCTATAAAATGGTGGCTCAATGGCAAAATACCGCTATTGACGCTTTTTATTCCGAAGGCTCACAAACCTACCAAATTCTCATTCCGCAAGAAGCCAAACTATTGCCGCGCTCTTTTGTGCGCGTTCAAGCCTACAACGAACACGGCATTTCCAATGAATTGCTCCTTCCCTTGCACTTCGGGCGCGTATTGGATAAGGTGCAGGAAATTCAGCGCAGCGATGCACAGGCACAAATCATTTACAATGTTTTTATTGACCGTTTTTATAATGGCAACCCCACCAACGACCGCCCCACTCCCGACCCCGAAATTTTGCCCAAAGCCAACTATTACGGCGGCGATATTGCGGGCATCACACAACAACTAAACAAAGGATTTTTTGACGAACTCGGTATCAATACTTTGTGGATTTCGCCCGTTGTTAAAAATCCAAAAGGAGCTTGGGGCTTGTTTAACAAAGATGGTGTACGCACTAAATTTTCTGCATATCACGGCTATTGGCCTGTTTCTTTTAATCAGGTGGAAGAAAGGCTCGGCACCGCACAAGACCTCAAAAATCTGGTCGCTGCCGCCCACGACCACAACGACAATGTATTGCTGGATTTTGTGGCGCACCATGTACATCAGGAACACCCCTTTTACCAACAAAATCCCACCCTTGTCACGAATTTGCATTTGCCGGACGGCTCGCTCAATACCGAGCGTTGGGACGACCACCGCCTCACTACTTGGTTTGATGTGTTTTTGCCCACTTTGGATTTTTCTAATGCCAAAGTGCGCCAGATGCTGTCGGATTCGGCGGTTTTTTGGCTCAAAGAATACCAACTCGACGGCTTTCGCCACGATGCCACCAAGCATATACCCGAAATTTTTTGGCGCGATTTAACCAAAAAAATAAAAAAAGAAATACAACACCCTATTTATCAAATCGGCGAAACCTACGGCTCGCCCGAACTGATAGGTTCTTATTTGGGCAGTGGTATGTTAGATGCACAATTTGATTTTAATGTATATGATGGTTTGGTGGGGGCTTTGGTCAATAAAAACGCTTCTTTTGACGATCTCAAAAGCCGTATTATTCAAAGTTGCACCACTTACGGCTATCACCACACGATGGGCAATATCAGTGGCAACCAAGACCGCCCGCGTTTTATGGCACTGGCAAGCGGCAAACTTTCTTTTGAAGATGATGCAAAATGGGTGGGCTGGGCAAAAAATATACAAACAGAAGCCGCCGACTCTGCCGCTTTTAAAAAAATGGCTTTGTTGCAAGCCTGTATTTTTACGCTCAACGGCATACCGATTGTGTATTATGGCGATGAAATAGGTATGACGGGTGGCAACGACCCCGACAACCGCCGCCCGATGCAGTTTGAAAATTATACCCCCGAACAAAAAAAATTGCGCCATACTGTTCAGCAATTGGCAAAATTGCGCCGCAATACCTTGCCCCTGCTCTATGGCGATTTGCGCCTGCTCAACAGTTCCGATGCCGATGTATTGGTATATAGTCGCAATTATTTCGGAAAAAGTGCTTTGATACTCATCAACAAAAGCGAACACGACAGCAAAGCCCTTACACTGCAAGTGCCTGATTTTTTCAATACAGAAAAATTAGAGAGCAATTTTGGTCAGGCTGCCAAAGTACAACACAAATTTATCAGCATCACCTTGCCGCCTTTGAGCTTTGAGATAATGACCACACCGTAG
- a CDS encoding TdeIII family type II restriction endonuclease, with translation MPLSKTQKLQIQEVIKTCLRSKFKNYKPESNYMPFHHALLGKDRMALFSFIQSLNTTFGSSIFEPVAIALSATHFKTAKAQFVVGSEISDFAQREIQEIINELSMGTSPNKINEVERIRKVCQKGIMQKLKTVKVDLYLETQSNEIHLFDLKTAKPNISNFKDFKRTLLEWVAIILAQNPTAKIHSYVAIPYNPYYPEPYQRWTLKGMLDLSQELKVAEEFWNYLGGEGAFEDLLDCFELAGLEMQAEIDNYFLKFK, from the coding sequence ATGCCCCTATCTAAAACACAAAAACTTCAAATACAAGAAGTCATTAAAACTTGTCTACGAAGCAAGTTCAAAAATTACAAACCTGAAAGCAATTATATGCCTTTTCATCACGCTTTACTGGGAAAAGACAGAATGGCGTTATTTTCTTTTATTCAATCTTTAAATACCACTTTTGGGAGTTCTATTTTTGAACCTGTAGCAATAGCTTTATCTGCAACTCATTTCAAAACAGCAAAAGCACAATTTGTAGTGGGGAGTGAAATAAGCGACTTTGCACAAAGGGAAATTCAAGAAATCATCAATGAACTTTCTATGGGTACATCGCCCAACAAAATAAATGAAGTGGAGAGAATACGCAAGGTTTGCCAAAAGGGAATAATGCAAAAACTCAAAACTGTAAAAGTGGATTTGTATTTGGAAACACAAAGCAATGAAATTCATTTATTTGACCTAAAAACAGCCAAGCCAAATATCAGTAATTTTAAAGATTTTAAAAGAACACTTTTAGAATGGGTAGCCATTATTTTAGCCCAAAATCCAACAGCAAAAATTCATTCTTACGTTGCTATTCCTTATAATCCTTATTACCCCGAACCTTATCAGCGTTGGACGTTAAAAGGAATGTTAGACTTATCCCAAGAGTTAAAAGTTGCCGAAGAATTTTGGAACTATTTAGGCGGTGAAGGTGCTTTTGAAGATTTATTGGATTGCTTTGAATTGGCTGGTTTGGAAATGCAAGCTGAAATTGATAATTATTTTTTAAAATTTAAGTAA
- a CDS encoding T9SS type A sorting domain-containing protein, with the protein MRSENELSVAHLASGIYFVQAHTKSGKVFTKKFVKR; encoded by the coding sequence ATTCGGAGCGAAAACGAGCTTTCCGTTGCCCACCTCGCCAGCGGCATCTACTTTGTGCAAGCACACACCAAGTCGGGCAAAGTATTTACCAAAAAATTCGTGAAACGATGA
- a CDS encoding AIPR family protein yields the protein MQNPRLKGVVERFANFKQIQGEFWEKYQIFANYIFLKDVFYKVNEEYPYESLLNISFLEDINFGKDGTMAVDGCFLIYKKEILHLGMDTQDLEEKFEKFTDGDLNIILIQTKSGKLEPTDISTLSDCLNAEFKQQTEWRKFVELRGLCNNFLEKTNKINIKFSCIYVEGKQTEKATFNNSTFTVRVDALKKAMKDYLWIPKDEYILVDFCSAEKVYEMYEKQEQNLSIVSKTVNYINITSAITVPDVGNILFGAISFGELMKLIYDKEKGRRYELYGYNVRDEVKNPAIKKEIIKTITEQGEQFIILNNGITFIVDKQEKRGERGIVLENIRIVNGCQTCNAIVDVCKDTDDFNDRQVSMRIIETQKDEILLGNITYSSNNQNAVTKENLISIAPKIFELEKAFKVFDLERTTPFETVLFERREGQFRGQSVKYIDTLALAKAYISLWDGLPNECLMYRDEILEKFVHSMKNDEFFIKKSIIAGILWHNIYKNTPSLYDNARYHIFSVITRNYIDLQNPEISQLDFHKIPDEIQLVINAIKECKDTNNDFIFPASTAKGKIHYRKFYPPTALNEIDIKYKSLKNAPI from the coding sequence ATGCAAAACCCAAGATTAAAAGGAGTTGTAGAACGCTTTGCAAATTTCAAACAAATTCAAGGTGAATTTTGGGAGAAATACCAAATATTTGCAAATTATATCTTTTTGAAAGATGTATTTTATAAGGTAAATGAAGAATATCCCTATGAAAGTCTTTTAAATATTTCATTTCTAGAAGATATAAATTTTGGGAAAGATGGTACTATGGCTGTAGATGGGTGCTTTTTAATCTATAAAAAAGAAATTCTACATCTTGGAATGGATACGCAAGATTTAGAAGAAAAATTTGAAAAATTTACAGATGGAGATTTGAATATAATACTTATTCAAACTAAATCAGGAAAATTAGAACCGACTGATATTAGTACATTATCAGATTGTCTTAATGCTGAATTTAAGCAACAAACAGAATGGCGAAAATTTGTGGAACTTCGAGGATTATGTAATAATTTCTTAGAAAAAACCAATAAAATAAATATAAAGTTTTCTTGTATTTATGTTGAAGGTAAGCAGACAGAAAAAGCTACATTTAATAATTCTACTTTTACTGTTCGTGTTGATGCCCTTAAAAAAGCAATGAAAGATTATTTATGGATTCCAAAAGATGAATATATTTTAGTTGATTTTTGTAGTGCTGAAAAAGTGTATGAAATGTATGAAAAGCAAGAGCAAAATCTTAGCATTGTTTCTAAAACTGTAAATTATATAAATATAACGAGTGCTATAACTGTTCCTGATGTTGGAAATATTTTATTCGGAGCAATATCTTTTGGAGAGTTAATGAAACTAATTTACGATAAAGAAAAAGGTAGAAGGTATGAATTATATGGCTACAATGTTAGAGATGAAGTTAAAAACCCTGCAATTAAGAAGGAGATAATTAAAACAATTACGGAACAGGGGGAACAATTTATTATACTTAATAATGGCATCACTTTTATTGTTGATAAACAAGAGAAACGTGGTGAAAGGGGAATTGTTCTTGAAAATATAAGAATAGTAAATGGTTGCCAAACTTGTAATGCCATTGTAGATGTTTGCAAGGATACAGACGATTTTAATGACCGCCAAGTTAGTATGAGAATTATTGAAACTCAAAAAGATGAAATACTTTTGGGTAATATCACTTATTCTTCAAATAATCAGAATGCTGTTACGAAAGAAAACCTTATTTCTATTGCTCCAAAAATATTTGAATTAGAAAAGGCATTTAAGGTTTTTGATTTGGAAAGAACGACTCCTTTTGAAACAGTTCTTTTTGAAAGACGAGAAGGGCAGTTTAGAGGTCAGAGCGTAAAATACATTGATACTCTTGCTCTTGCCAAAGCCTATATTTCTTTATGGGACGGTTTACCGAATGAGTGTTTAATGTATAGAGATGAAATACTTGAAAAATTTGTACATAGTATGAAAAACGATGAGTTTTTTATCAAAAAATCAATAATAGCAGGGATTTTATGGCATAACATCTATAAAAACACGCCATCTCTTTATGATAATGCTCGTTATCATATTTTTTCAGTAATCACGAGAAATTACATAGATTTACAAAATCCAGAAATTTCACAACTTGATTTTCATAAAATTCCTGATGAAATTCAGTTAGTTATAAATGCAATAAAAGAATGTAAAGACACTAATAATGACTTTATTTTCCCTGCATCAACTGCAAAGGGTAAAATACATTATCGTAAATTTTATCCACCAACAGCATTAAATGAGATAGATATAAAATATAAATCACTAAAAAATGCCCCTATCTAA
- a CDS encoding serine/threonine-protein phosphatase — protein sequence MPISIHTPVALNEKGKRQNNEDSIAPALGQADRHDRLFMVCDGVGGAEKGEVASHLVCESFREYLKDFIDELPQKDRVEEALRFAEGNMTSFMEQHPDAAGMGTTLTLLWLHETHSLAAWCGDSRIYHFRNGKILWRSDDHSLVGQMVRFGDITEEQAKSHPQRNIILRAVSGNHKPTDVECHLLTDLQNGDLLLLCTDGVTEGLSDAALELLVQQSESNAAEVRDMLYHFCQQHSNDNFSLYLIPIEHTDKDLSSLPLEEEEIGVATHLEPSASPSLLLTQEEKTKTNYLPYLLGGTAALLSLLVFFLWRNAKEKTHFKALAERAQSFEMAGVLDSAAHYYNLALELKDNDTALQNKIRYLSDMRLQANIVQDSTAYLQDKIAFLESALQKIDGDTIQTDSTTTLRRKTLAQLDIYNALLLALPKDSAHRAEVPELLLYKDTLSIAKEIFTPQAWKLLARYYREKAAAAADSSAAQELLERAAFCEAQ from the coding sequence ATGCCGATTTCCATTCATACACCGGTAGCCCTCAACGAAAAGGGCAAACGCCAAAATAATGAAGATTCCATTGCACCAGCTTTGGGGCAAGCCGACCGCCACGACCGCCTCTTTATGGTATGCGATGGCGTGGGCGGTGCCGAAAAAGGCGAAGTGGCTTCGCATTTGGTGTGTGAATCGTTCAGAGAGTATTTAAAGGATTTTATAGATGAATTGCCACAAAAAGACCGTGTAGAAGAGGCTCTGCGATTTGCCGAAGGCAATATGACGAGTTTTATGGAGCAGCACCCCGATGCCGCCGGTATGGGTACTACGCTCACTTTGCTGTGGCTACACGAAACACACAGCCTCGCCGCCTGGTGTGGCGACAGCCGTATTTATCATTTTCGCAACGGAAAAATACTGTGGCGTAGCGACGACCACTCCCTCGTAGGACAAATGGTGCGCTTCGGCGACATCACCGAAGAGCAAGCCAAAAGCCACCCCCAACGCAATATTATTTTGCGTGCCGTATCCGGCAATCACAAACCCACCGATGTAGAGTGCCACCTGCTCACGGATTTGCAAAACGGCGACCTGCTCCTGCTCTGCACCGATGGCGTAACGGAGGGCTTGAGCGATGCCGCCTTAGAACTGCTCGTGCAACAAAGCGAAAGCAATGCCGCCGAAGTGCGCGATATGTTGTATCATTTTTGTCAGCAACATTCCAACGACAATTTTTCTTTATATTTAATACCCATAGAGCATACCGACAAGGACCTCAGCTCCCTGCCTTTGGAAGAAGAAGAAATAGGCGTGGCGACTCATTTAGAGCCGAGTGCTTCGCCTTCTTTGCTGCTTACTCAGGAAGAAAAAACAAAAACCAACTATTTGCCTTATTTGCTGGGCGGCACTGCGGCACTCTTGTCGCTGTTGGTGTTTTTTTTATGGCGCAATGCTAAAGAAAAAACACATTTCAAAGCACTTGCCGAGCGTGCCCAATCTTTTGAAATGGCGGGCGTTTTGGATTCGGCGGCACATTATTATAATTTGGCTCTGGAACTTAAAGATAATGACACCGCCCTGCAAAATAAAATCCGTTATTTGAGCGATATGCGTCTGCAAGCAAACATTGTCCAAGATTCTACGGCTTATTTGCAGGATAAAATTGCTTTTTTGGAAAGTGCTTTGCAAAAAATAGACGGCGACACCATTCAAACAGACAGCACCACCACGCTGCGCCGCAAAACATTGGCTCAGTTGGATATTTATAATGCCTTGCTCTTGGCACTGCCGAAAGATTCTGCCCACCGCGCCGAAGTTCCCGAATTATTATTGTATAAAGATACGCTTTCTATCGCCAAAGAAATATTTACGCCGCAAGCGTGGAAACTCTTAGCCCGCTACTACCGCGAAAAAGCAGCAGCAGCAGCCGACAGCAGTGCGGCGCAAGAACTATTAGAAAGAGCCGCTTTTTGCGAAGCACAATAG
- a CDS encoding T9SS type A sorting domain-containing protein: MKKVISYTLTAVMIFFNTLSAQNDTLSYFKKTYPNDSIATFNGGAVETDDAYIIVTNQAYYYTNEREIILRSIDKHSGTTLDTKSLGTNMIGEYVSFTGKEVLLEDEDIVVMALKCYEYDGTNCLRNTKLLRTNKEGDIIWEKEYGTAGGEISGMQIKGTKDGGYIIGGLRFIYGDSIEADNDPYLIKLDSLGEVEWERVYPTTIIGAALYVYPTQDGGYIFSGYRGKGGNLVPAYQNCYVTRVDSVGNVIWDKVYQEDTESVLNTGGKAIPIPNTNNYLLSYTYGKDNKRYQLVGAIDDTGEVLWEKHYHYPNYTTTFFTEVYFQPDGGFVSVAHQANDIPRTEALVMRFNSTGDTLWTKRIGIESSENQYTRGFLATSDGGYLLTGLSFEGNYAWEVKIDSLGNTCWQTGCDSMYVEVVGIDEIGAQEGVSISPNPATDKLFIHSHEAITSVEIYNTLGQQFPLLEGARGSTNSPSERGQGGVNEAQFGAENELSVAHLTSGIYFVQAHTKSGKVFTQKFVKR, from the coding sequence ATGAAAAAAGTGATATCATATACCCTGACAGCCGTAATGATCTTTTTCAATACATTATCCGCTCAAAACGACACCCTTTCGTATTTTAAGAAGACTTATCCTAACGATAGTATAGCTACTTTTAACGGCGGAGCGGTAGAGACAGATGATGCTTATATCATAGTAACCAATCAGGCGTATTATTACACCAATGAGCGAGAAATAATATTGCGAAGCATAGACAAACACAGTGGAACAACATTAGATACTAAAAGTTTAGGAACGAATATGATAGGCGAGTATGTGTCCTTTACAGGTAAAGAAGTGCTACTTGAAGATGAAGATATAGTAGTAATGGCACTAAAATGCTATGAATACGATGGAACAAATTGTTTAAGAAATACAAAACTGCTAAGAACCAATAAAGAAGGAGATATAATATGGGAAAAAGAGTATGGAACAGCAGGAGGAGAAATATCGGGCATGCAAATTAAAGGAACAAAAGACGGTGGGTATATTATAGGTGGTTTAAGGTTTATTTATGGTGACAGCATAGAAGCAGATAATGACCCCTACCTCATCAAACTCGACAGTTTGGGCGAGGTGGAATGGGAGCGGGTATATCCCACAACGATAATAGGTGCTGCCTTATATGTATATCCCACCCAAGACGGCGGCTACATCTTTTCAGGCTACCGAGGAAAAGGAGGCAATTTAGTACCTGCTTATCAAAATTGCTATGTAACTCGGGTAGATAGTGTGGGTAATGTGATTTGGGATAAGGTATATCAGGAAGATACCGAGTCAGTTCTAAACACTGGCGGAAAAGCTATCCCCATACCGAATACCAATAACTATTTACTAAGTTATACTTATGGAAAGGATAACAAACGTTATCAGCTTGTAGGAGCAATAGATGATACAGGGGAGGTATTATGGGAAAAACATTACCACTATCCCAATTATACTACCACATTTTTTACAGAGGTGTATTTTCAGCCGGACGGCGGTTTTGTATCGGTGGCGCATCAAGCAAATGATATACCGCGCACAGAGGCTTTGGTAATGCGTTTTAACAGCACAGGCGATACCCTTTGGACAAAACGCATAGGCATAGAATCATCAGAAAACCAATACACACGCGGTTTTTTGGCTACCAGCGATGGCGGCTATTTGCTCACGGGCTTATCGTTTGAGGGCAACTACGCCTGGGAGGTAAAAATAGACAGTCTCGGCAACACCTGCTGGCAAACCGGCTGCGATAGTATGTATGTAGAGGTGGTAGGCATAGACGAAATAGGCGCGCAAGAGGGGGTAAGCATCTCCCCCAACCCCGCCACCGATAAGCTATTTATCCACAGCCACGAAGCCATCACAAGTGTAGAGATATACAACACCCTCGGTCAGCAATTCCCCCTCTTAGAGGGGGCAAGGGGGAGTACAAATTCCCCCTCTGAGAGGGGACAAGGGGGAGTAAATGAAGCGCAATTCGGAGCAGAAAACGAGCTTTCCGTTGCCCACCTCACGAGCGGCATCTACTTTGTGCAAGCACACACCAAGTCGGGCAAAGTATTTACCCAAAAATTCGTGAAGCGATGA
- a CDS encoding helix-turn-helix domain-containing protein gives MELMTLKEAADFASRHINKNVTTSNISYLINYGRIPKAGSNGTVLIDKQELIKYYESYYGSRELDWKDKLGNDLNWALSFEHLKEAETTKHVHRLHPYKGKYIPQLVEYFLDDHTDEFKTKTFFKKGDIVLDPFCGSGTTLVQSNELGIHAIGIDVSAFNALIGNVKVSKVDLTDLFQETEQISKSLKKFVLNSSHLAFEKELSEYLTEYDKKYFPSPEFKIKVRKKEIDEKTYTEAHEKVVLEKFNELVVKYSLQIRQEQKNNFLAKWYLQPVRNEIDFVFEQIKKVQNPHTKKVLTVILSRTIRSCRATTHADLATLVEPVTTTYYCAKHGKICKPLFSMVSWWERYCKDTLQRFGESAKLRTNTFQYCLNGNSETIDIFAELAKKHPTFYELARNQKIKGIFSSPPYVGLIDYHEQHAYAYDLFGFERKDDQEIGSMSKKQTKQAQQDYAKGIANVLNSCKRFLAEDYDIFLVANDKNNLYPQIAEMAGMQIVNQYKRPVLNRTEKDKGAYSEIIFHFKSK, from the coding sequence ATGGAGCTAATGACACTTAAAGAAGCCGCCGATTTTGCAAGCCGGCATATCAATAAGAACGTAACAACTTCTAATATTTCCTATTTGATAAATTACGGCAGAATACCAAAAGCAGGAAGCAATGGAACAGTTTTAATTGATAAACAAGAACTTATCAAATATTATGAAAGCTATTATGGAAGCCGTGAGTTGGATTGGAAAGACAAATTAGGCAATGATTTGAATTGGGCTTTGAGTTTTGAACACCTGAAAGAAGCCGAAACAACTAAGCACGTCCACCGTTTGCACCCCTACAAAGGCAAATATATTCCGCAATTAGTTGAATATTTTTTAGATGACCATACAGACGAATTTAAAACAAAAACTTTTTTCAAAAAAGGAGATATTGTACTTGACCCTTTTTGCGGGAGTGGCACAACCTTAGTACAATCTAACGAATTGGGTATTCACGCTATTGGTATAGACGTTTCGGCTTTTAATGCCTTGATAGGGAATGTAAAAGTTTCAAAGGTGGATTTGACAGACCTTTTCCAAGAAACCGAACAGATAAGTAAATCACTCAAAAAATTTGTACTCAACTCATCACATCTTGCTTTTGAAAAAGAACTTTCAGAGTATTTGACAGAATATGATAAAAAATATTTCCCCTCACCCGAATTTAAGATTAAGGTAAGAAAAAAGGAAATTGACGAAAAAACTTACACTGAAGCCCACGAAAAAGTTGTTTTGGAGAAATTTAATGAATTGGTAGTTAAATATAGCCTACAAATTAGGCAAGAGCAGAAAAATAATTTTTTGGCAAAGTGGTATTTACAGCCAGTTCGTAATGAGATTGACTTTGTATTTGAGCAAATCAAAAAAGTACAAAATCCACACACTAAAAAAGTGCTTACCGTAATTTTGAGCCGTACTATTCGTAGTTGTAGGGCAACTACTCACGCAGATTTGGCAACTTTGGTAGAACCTGTAACAACGACTTACTATTGCGCAAAACACGGTAAAATTTGCAAACCTTTGTTTTCGATGGTTTCGTGGTGGGAAAGATATTGTAAAGACACTTTACAACGATTTGGAGAATCTGCTAAATTAAGAACTAATACATTTCAATATTGTCTGAATGGTAACTCGGAAACAATAGATATTTTTGCAGAATTAGCCAAAAAACACCCCACTTTTTATGAATTAGCCCGAAATCAAAAAATCAAGGGTATTTTTTCAAGTCCGCCGTATGTAGGCTTGATTGATTACCACGAACAGCACGCTTATGCTTATGATTTGTTTGGATTTGAAAGAAAAGACGACCAAGAAATCGGCTCGATGTCCAAAAAGCAAACCAAACAAGCCCAACAAGACTACGCCAAAGGTATAGCCAATGTACTAAATAGCTGCAAAAGGTTTTTGGCGGAAGATTATGATATTTTCTTAGTAGCAAACGACAAAAACAATTTATACCCACAAATTGCAGAAATGGCAGGTATGCAAATTGTAAATCAATACAAACGCCCTGTGTTAAATCGTACAGAAAAAGACAAAGGGGCGTATTCGGAGATTATTTTTCATTTTAAAAGCAAGTAA